One Hippocampus zosterae strain Florida chromosome 4, ASM2543408v3, whole genome shotgun sequence genomic window carries:
- the LOC127600100 gene encoding keratinocyte-associated protein 3 translates to MCTFDKEKGPRRLMRKGLALILVGHINFILGAIVHGSVLRHISKPSQEITTEYTAVNIISVTSGLLSIATGIIAIVVSRNLRLFKLHVGLLLASFLNALLSAACCVGLLMAIGVTVSHNGQGLMRGCNDTVVPANARSPVSAQCPFDTTRIYDTTLAIWFPSAVLAGAECGLSVWCFIVGLTLRGLLACGKTYYKEQLEEGVESSPHSARLIGQNVNPDA, encoded by the exons ATAAGGAAAAGGGGCCAAGGAGATTGATGCGAAAAGGTTTAGCACTCATCTTGGTGGGTCATATTAACTTCATCCTTGGTGCGATAGTCCACGGCAGTGTCCTGCGACACATTTCTAAACCAAGCCAAGAAATCACCACAGAATACACAGCAGTTAACATAATTTCTGTCACCTCAGGTCTACTG AGCATTGCAACTGGGATCATCGCCATTGTGGTGTCGAGGAACCTTCGTCTGTTTAAATTG CACGTTGGACTTCTGCTAGCCTCGTTCCTGAATGCCCTGCTGTCAGCAGCGTGCTGCGTCGGCCTCCTCATGGCCATCGGTGTGACAGTCTCTCACAATGGTCAGGGCCTGATGCGAGGGTGTAACGACACAGTGGTGCCTGCCAACGCTCGCTCTCCCGTCAGCGCACAATGTCCGTTCGACACCACACGCATTTAT GACACCACTCTGGCGATATGGTTCCCCAGTGCTGTGTTGGCAGGAGCAGAGTGTGGCCTGTCTGTGTGGTGTTTCATCGTAGGACTGACTCTCAGGGGCCTGCTGGCCTGTGGAAAGACCTACTACAAagaacag TTGGAGGAAGGGGTGGAGAGCTCGCCGCACAGCGCACGCTTGATTGGCCAGAATGTCAACCCTGATGCATGA